One genomic segment of Natronospira proteinivora includes these proteins:
- a CDS encoding lantibiotic dehydratase, whose translation MAHHQNLQPEEFFVIRTPRLPVSELSRLPKDPREQQIFIEEWLKEPGVAEAIYIASPSLMARLDQWRAKPTGKQGRKITESLVKYFIRMTTRSTPFGLFAGIQLGNVSDQTRLTIDPGRVGRRHTRLDMYYLAGVRDGLSKDEESKYSVPYRPNPTLHQVHDALHYIEPYRGNGGRQYRLSSAAAEPHLLALLGKARAGLSQSDLIDAFRAEYPEAERHEVDEFINELINESLLLPHIPLPLTGNSPDQAFLQSLDRLSEQATAGPIRKAIKQLNKIDQEFGVEPLRYQAVKETLEALPHEVSENKLFQVDLYRELKDCQLDRDLASKVATVMTLLAQLGQEPTNELEEFVNRFKARFEGQMIPLSQVLNEEVGIPVSTEGGYQSQLLAGVQLPKKGRNTVSSATTSPLQAEIMRRLSLPENHGMDAIHIPLKALKKMAEKRKGNEPARLPVSFAASLSLYRKRQSGQAIAHLKGGYGPSAANLLGRFCHLDERLTQRVREHLEKEEAHSPDAIFAEVVHMPDGRPGNVIARPILRPYEIAFLGDSGVPEEKQIGIDDLYVFVEDGIVKLWSKRHHRQVVPRLSSAHNYSSRSLGIYKFLCMLQNQSGKVPGFTLPESLRQSSFVPRILLGDVIVSEKRWLIPRHEIEALLDGGNLNQSKLDRLKAQYSLNLRVSFARADNILVLDLNNVKLLEILLSETKGLDYVQLQEFLPGVYASHVEELGNQSTRQYSNEIILPVFNPAGPVETTRTNYNEEELQKSARRRFAPGSHWMSLKLYGAKTSIENTLVSVIGPFLNEAKAEGWFEKWFFIRYGDPDWHIRLRFFGDPTLLYGKLLPSLERRLSDHIQAGLVHHLELFTYDRETERYGGSDAINVAESLFMHDSKFVLNALSIVHKYGEEARWRLALMGADTLMGCFHYDLDRKFALVDRLRTSFGQEFEETKALRTQLGDRYRKFRETIDSDFNALVGAVFAKSELHQACRQFSHQLEDAVREYKKLDVDRKLVCSIDAVLSSLLHMLFNRLFKSDGRAQELVCYDLLRRHYLAEKAKDRMKATAETRRA comes from the coding sequence ATGGCACACCATCAGAACCTGCAGCCGGAAGAGTTTTTTGTTATTCGTACCCCCCGGTTACCTGTATCCGAACTGTCGCGCCTCCCAAAGGATCCTCGCGAGCAACAAATATTCATCGAAGAGTGGCTGAAGGAGCCAGGGGTGGCTGAAGCGATCTACATTGCCAGTCCTTCATTGATGGCTAGGTTAGATCAGTGGCGGGCCAAGCCGACCGGGAAACAAGGCCGAAAGATTACGGAAAGCCTTGTCAAGTATTTCATTCGCATGACAACCAGGTCTACACCTTTTGGATTGTTTGCTGGAATTCAATTGGGGAATGTCAGTGACCAGACTCGCCTAACCATAGACCCTGGTCGTGTCGGTCGTCGTCATACACGCTTGGACATGTACTACCTCGCAGGTGTACGGGATGGATTGAGCAAGGATGAGGAAAGCAAGTACAGCGTCCCATACAGGCCCAACCCAACATTGCATCAGGTTCACGACGCATTACACTATATCGAACCCTACCGGGGAAATGGAGGACGACAGTACCGCCTGAGTTCCGCTGCGGCCGAACCCCATTTGCTTGCCCTGCTGGGCAAGGCCCGGGCCGGCCTTAGCCAATCAGACTTGATTGATGCATTCCGTGCTGAATACCCGGAAGCCGAGCGGCATGAAGTGGACGAGTTCATCAATGAATTGATCAACGAATCTCTGCTTCTACCCCATATTCCCTTGCCCTTGACCGGTAATTCTCCAGACCAGGCTTTCCTCCAGTCGCTGGATCGGCTCTCTGAGCAGGCCACGGCTGGTCCCATCCGAAAGGCGATTAAGCAGTTAAATAAGATTGATCAGGAGTTTGGTGTCGAACCACTTCGTTATCAAGCCGTCAAGGAGACCCTCGAGGCACTACCCCACGAGGTTTCTGAAAATAAACTCTTCCAGGTCGATCTCTATCGCGAGCTTAAAGATTGCCAGCTGGATCGAGACCTGGCATCGAAAGTAGCAACTGTGATGACTCTGCTTGCTCAGCTTGGCCAAGAGCCGACAAACGAACTGGAGGAGTTTGTAAATCGTTTCAAGGCCCGATTTGAAGGGCAGATGATTCCATTATCCCAGGTACTGAATGAGGAAGTTGGGATACCCGTGAGTACCGAAGGTGGCTATCAAAGCCAATTGTTGGCGGGCGTCCAATTGCCGAAGAAAGGACGGAATACCGTTTCATCTGCCACCACCTCCCCTTTGCAGGCCGAAATCATGCGGCGCCTCAGCTTGCCGGAAAATCATGGTATGGATGCAATCCATATTCCCCTTAAAGCACTGAAAAAAATGGCCGAAAAGCGAAAAGGGAATGAACCAGCTAGACTACCCGTGTCGTTTGCTGCATCCCTCAGCTTGTACAGGAAACGCCAAAGCGGACAGGCCATTGCCCATCTTAAAGGTGGCTATGGGCCGTCGGCCGCGAATCTGTTAGGGCGGTTCTGCCATTTAGATGAGCGATTGACACAGCGCGTCCGCGAACACCTGGAAAAGGAAGAAGCCCATTCGCCGGATGCAATATTTGCCGAGGTCGTCCATATGCCCGATGGGCGTCCCGGCAACGTCATTGCCCGCCCCATATTAAGGCCATATGAAATCGCCTTTCTAGGGGATTCCGGTGTGCCCGAGGAGAAACAGATCGGAATCGATGACCTTTATGTCTTCGTGGAAGATGGAATCGTCAAGCTCTGGTCCAAGCGACATCACCGCCAGGTCGTGCCACGGCTCTCATCGGCACATAATTACAGCAGTAGAAGCCTGGGCATTTATAAGTTTCTTTGTATGTTACAAAATCAATCAGGGAAGGTCCCGGGATTTACACTTCCCGAGTCTCTGCGACAGAGCAGTTTCGTGCCGCGGATACTGCTCGGGGATGTGATTGTCAGCGAGAAGCGTTGGCTCATCCCAAGGCACGAGATCGAGGCATTGTTGGATGGCGGAAACTTGAACCAGTCGAAGTTAGACCGCCTTAAAGCTCAGTATAGCCTTAATCTGCGTGTCAGCTTTGCCCGTGCAGATAACATTCTGGTCCTCGACCTGAATAATGTAAAATTGCTTGAGATTCTGCTTTCTGAAACCAAGGGCTTGGACTACGTTCAGCTTCAGGAGTTTCTTCCGGGTGTTTATGCCTCACATGTCGAAGAGCTGGGCAATCAGTCCACTCGCCAATATAGTAATGAAATCATTTTGCCCGTCTTCAATCCCGCTGGACCGGTTGAAACAACACGCACAAATTATAATGAAGAAGAACTTCAGAAGAGCGCTCGGAGGCGATTCGCACCCGGGTCTCATTGGATGAGCTTAAAATTGTATGGTGCTAAAACTAGTATTGAGAATACATTGGTTTCCGTGATAGGCCCGTTTCTTAACGAAGCAAAAGCCGAAGGCTGGTTCGAAAAATGGTTCTTCATTCGGTATGGAGATCCAGATTGGCATATTCGCTTGAGATTCTTTGGCGACCCGACTTTACTTTACGGCAAGCTACTGCCAAGTCTTGAGCGCCGCCTTTCTGACCATATTCAGGCTGGTCTTGTGCATCATCTTGAGCTGTTTACTTATGATCGTGAAACTGAGCGTTATGGTGGCAGCGATGCCATCAATGTTGCTGAAAGCCTATTTATGCACGATAGTAAGTTTGTCTTAAATGCACTTTCTATCGTTCACAAGTATGGCGAAGAGGCTCGGTGGCGCCTCGCGCTTATGGGTGCCGACACATTGATGGGCTGCTTCCATTATGATCTCGATCGGAAGTTCGCCCTGGTTGACCGCTTGAGGACAAGCTTCGGCCAGGAATTCGAGGAAACTAAAGCCTTGCGAACACAATTGGGAGATCGATACCGCAAGTTCCGCGAGACAATCGACTCCGATTTTAACGCTCTCGTGGGGGCAGTCTTTGCCAAATCGGAATTGCATCAAGCTTGCCGTCAATTTTCCCACCAACTGGAAGATGCTGTACGCGAATACAAGAAACTGGATGTAGATAGAAAGCTTGTCTGCAGTATCGATGCTGTTTTGAGCTCACTACTGCATATGCTTTTCAATCGTTTGTTTAAATCTGACGGGCGAGCGCAGGAGCTTGTTTGTTACGACCTGCTCCGCCGCCACTATTTGGCGGAGAAAGCAAAAGATCGAATGAAGGCCACGGCTGAAACGCGCCGCGCATAA
- a CDS encoding oxidoreductase — protein MSDSFRAYRIHDRDGDISAGFETLTLADLHEGEVVIGAEYSSVNFKDALAATGKGKILRTSPCNGGIDVAGTVESSQDDRFSPGQKVLVTGCGLGEAHDGGYAEKVRVPADWIVPVPEGMNARQAMAIGTAGFTAALAIHRMEHNGQAPDQGKVLVTGATGGVGSFAINMLAGLGYEVSALTGKASEADYLKELGASEVLLRDETDFGKRPMEKSQWAGAVDNVGGEALTWLTRTVSWWGNIASIGNAASPKLETTVFPFILRGINLLGINSMATPMPLRHQVWDRIGSDLKPSKLDLITSQEVAFDELPPVFEQMIEGKIRGRTVVRIA, from the coding sequence ATGAGCGACTCATTTCGCGCTTATCGCATCCATGACCGGGATGGAGACATCAGTGCCGGTTTTGAAACTCTGACCCTGGCGGACCTGCACGAGGGGGAGGTGGTGATTGGCGCCGAATATTCCAGCGTCAATTTCAAGGATGCCCTGGCGGCCACCGGTAAGGGCAAGATTTTGCGCACCTCCCCCTGCAATGGTGGGATCGACGTGGCCGGAACGGTGGAATCCAGCCAGGATGACCGCTTCTCCCCGGGCCAGAAGGTCCTGGTGACCGGATGCGGTCTGGGTGAGGCCCATGACGGAGGCTATGCCGAGAAGGTCCGGGTCCCTGCCGACTGGATCGTGCCGGTGCCCGAGGGCATGAATGCTCGTCAGGCCATGGCCATCGGCACCGCCGGATTCACCGCCGCCCTGGCCATCCATCGCATGGAACATAACGGCCAGGCGCCGGATCAAGGCAAGGTGCTGGTGACTGGCGCCACCGGCGGCGTCGGCAGCTTCGCCATCAATATGCTGGCAGGCTTGGGCTATGAGGTGAGCGCACTGACCGGCAAGGCCAGCGAGGCGGATTACCTGAAGGAACTGGGGGCGAGCGAAGTCCTGCTGCGGGATGAGACCGATTTCGGCAAGCGGCCCATGGAAAAAAGCCAATGGGCCGGCGCGGTGGACAATGTGGGGGGCGAGGCCCTGACCTGGTTGACCCGTACCGTGAGCTGGTGGGGCAATATCGCCAGCATCGGCAATGCCGCCAGCCCCAAGCTGGAGACCACCGTCTTTCCCTTCATCCTGCGCGGCATCAATCTGCTGGGGATCAACTCCATGGCCACCCCCATGCCCCTGCGCCACCAGGTCTGGGACCGTATCGGCAGCGATTTGAAACCCTCAAAACTGGATCTCATCACCAGCCAGGAAGTGGCCTTTGATGAGCTGCCGCCCGTCTTCGAGCAAATGATCGAGGGCAAGATCCGCGGCCGTACCGTTGTGCGTATCGCCTGA
- a CDS encoding peptidase domain-containing ABC transporter, which translates to MSDLAARLRLWDRRELPLIQQSEAAECGIACLGMIAGYFGYRVGLSDLRQKFSISMEGCTLLDLMNFAEKLALASRPLRVELDDLKAFKVPVILHWDLNHFVVLKGIKGKKYIIHDPAQGIRYLSHDEVSSHFTGVVLELLPTKEFQQKDERQPLRLSDFWSRIIGLKRSLGLLFLLSLLLQVFVLAAPYYQQLVVDDVLMSADLNMLLVLAIGFAMLLLFEVATNALRGIVLLHFGSLMSIQMTANLFHHLVRLPVTYFEKRHMGDIITRFGSLQHVKDMLTEGIIEALLDGVMIMGVLILLYVYSPLLATVVVATGMLYALIRLMMYRSLREASKQEIIARAEENSNFMETVRGMQTIKLFGAEAKREGIWQNYFVTSVNRKIKVGIFDISFQNINRLLFGLENIIVIYLAAHLVLAGNFSVGMLFAFVAYKRQFMDKASRLVEKLIEFKMLNLHFERLSDVTLTEKEETQPDHARVVDINGDLKLDNVSFSYSDSGPKVIENLSLEVGAGESLALVGPSGCGKTTAMKVMLGLFVPQKGEVLVDGIPLERIGLGPYRRQIAAVMQDDQLLSGSISENIAFFEPNIEQQRVQECAEMAAIHEDISNMPMGYNSLIGDMGSSLSGGQKQRVLLARALYKQPRILFLDEATSHLDTDMEKKISANIRNLDITRVIIAHRPETIQTADRVVDLAEAQRQSNDD; encoded by the coding sequence ATGAGCGACTTGGCTGCCAGACTTCGCCTCTGGGATCGAAGAGAACTGCCGCTCATCCAGCAATCAGAAGCGGCTGAATGTGGCATTGCCTGCCTCGGCATGATTGCAGGCTATTTCGGATATCGGGTCGGGCTTTCAGATCTGCGCCAAAAGTTCTCCATCTCCATGGAAGGGTGCACGCTCCTGGACCTGATGAATTTTGCCGAGAAGCTGGCGCTCGCATCTCGGCCCCTAAGGGTCGAACTGGACGACCTGAAGGCATTCAAGGTCCCGGTCATTCTGCATTGGGACTTGAATCACTTTGTGGTTCTTAAAGGGATAAAAGGGAAGAAATACATCATTCACGACCCGGCGCAAGGGATTCGTTATCTCAGCCATGACGAGGTCTCTTCGCATTTTACCGGGGTGGTTCTTGAGCTCTTACCAACAAAAGAATTCCAGCAGAAAGATGAGCGCCAGCCTCTCCGCTTATCCGACTTCTGGTCCAGAATTATTGGTCTGAAGCGGTCCCTTGGTCTGTTATTCCTTCTTTCTTTATTACTTCAAGTGTTTGTTTTGGCAGCGCCCTACTACCAGCAACTGGTGGTCGACGATGTCCTGATGTCCGCAGACCTCAATATGTTGCTGGTATTGGCAATCGGTTTTGCCATGCTGCTTCTTTTCGAGGTCGCGACGAATGCCTTGCGTGGCATCGTCTTGCTGCATTTTGGTAGCCTTATGAGTATTCAGATGACGGCGAATCTCTTCCATCATCTGGTCCGCCTGCCGGTTACCTATTTCGAAAAGCGTCATATGGGTGACATCATCACCCGCTTTGGATCTCTTCAGCATGTCAAAGATATGCTCACTGAGGGGATCATTGAGGCCCTGCTTGATGGGGTTATGATTATGGGGGTCCTGATCCTCCTCTATGTGTATAGCCCCCTATTGGCTACGGTGGTTGTCGCGACCGGCATGCTCTATGCGCTGATTCGCCTGATGATGTACCGCTCTCTCAGGGAGGCTTCCAAGCAGGAGATCATTGCTCGGGCCGAGGAAAACAGCAACTTCATGGAAACGGTCCGCGGCATGCAGACCATCAAGTTGTTTGGCGCTGAGGCAAAGCGAGAAGGCATTTGGCAGAACTACTTTGTTACATCGGTCAACCGAAAGATCAAGGTAGGTATCTTTGATATCTCATTCCAGAACATTAACCGCCTTTTGTTCGGATTGGAAAATATTATTGTTATTTACCTAGCAGCCCATTTAGTTCTAGCTGGCAACTTCAGCGTGGGCATGCTGTTTGCCTTTGTAGCCTACAAACGGCAGTTCATGGATAAAGCCTCTCGGCTTGTGGAGAAGCTAATTGAATTCAAGATGCTGAATCTCCACTTCGAACGTCTCAGCGATGTGACCTTGACCGAGAAGGAGGAGACTCAACCGGACCACGCGCGTGTTGTCGACATCAACGGTGACTTGAAGCTGGATAATGTGTCTTTTTCATACAGTGATAGTGGTCCCAAGGTGATCGAAAATCTTAGTCTAGAGGTCGGGGCGGGAGAATCACTTGCTTTGGTCGGACCATCCGGTTGTGGCAAGACCACCGCCATGAAGGTGATGCTTGGCCTTTTCGTTCCCCAGAAAGGCGAGGTATTGGTAGACGGTATCCCCTTGGAACGCATCGGCCTTGGGCCCTATAGAAGGCAGATTGCTGCGGTTATGCAGGATGATCAGCTTCTCTCAGGCTCCATCAGTGAAAACATCGCTTTTTTCGAACCCAATATTGAACAACAAAGAGTGCAGGAATGCGCCGAAATGGCTGCGATCCATGAGGACATCAGCAATATGCCCATGGGGTACAATAGCTTGATTGGTGATATGGGCTCCTCCTTATCAGGTGGACAGAAGCAGCGCGTGCTATTGGCCAGGGCGCTTTACAAGCAACCGCGCATATTGTTTCTTGATGAAGCGACCAGCCATCTGGATACGGATATGGAAAAAAAGATTAGCGCTAATATCCGAAACCTTGATATTACGCGAGTTATCATTGCCCACCGACCGGAAACGATCCAAACAGCAGACAGGGTGGTCGATTTAGCGGAAGCCCAGCGGCAATCGAATGATGATTAA
- a CDS encoding S9 family peptidase — MERTINKASLLAVSFLFGLGLMACSPQDEDSTDRETDVESADEQGLPPIIDRAVFFDDPEISGGQLSPDGEWVSFIQPLDGVMNVWVKRRGEDFEDARPLTDDRDRPVRSHWWSRDARYVVFMQDTGGDENFRLYRVAPDDDVAEGERVPAPVNLTPYDDIQARVVSRPRNQPESILVAINDRDPRLHDVYWVDLDTAERQLVFENDDGVASFTADLDGELRLATRQKPEGGWEILRIDDGELSEEPVYTCTIDEECSPIRFHPDGERVYMISNAGDRDLTELVLFNPETGEEQQVDGDPEEEVDFGGAEFDPQSHELLATYYVGDRLRVYPRDEAFERDYERVREALEGDGDIYFGSTTEDRHLQLVSLTSDTDPGATYVYDRESGEVELLYRPRPNLPVEHLAEMKPIRYEARDGLEIPGYLTLPKGVPAENLPLVVNPHGGPWARDSWGYDASAQFLANRGYAVFQPNFRGSSGFGKAFLNAGNEEWGTGAMQHDITDGVNYLIEQGIADPDRIGIMGGSYGGYATLAGLAFTPDLYAAGVSIVGPSNIITLLESIPPYWGPIRQIFEQRVGDPDDGADRERLKAQSPLFSAEEIRAPLMVIQGANDPRVVQHESDQIVVAMRELDRPVEYLVAEDEGHGFARRLNRLAMYADVERFLAEHLGGRYQDDMPEDVADTLETLQVDVDTVELESEEN; from the coding sequence ATGGAAAGAACCATCAATAAGGCCAGCTTGCTGGCGGTGAGTTTTCTGTTCGGACTGGGGCTAATGGCTTGTTCACCCCAGGACGAAGACAGCACGGATCGGGAGACAGACGTGGAATCAGCCGATGAACAGGGTCTGCCGCCCATCATTGATCGGGCGGTTTTCTTTGATGATCCGGAAATCAGCGGCGGGCAACTGTCACCGGACGGGGAATGGGTGTCTTTCATCCAGCCCCTGGACGGGGTGATGAACGTCTGGGTCAAACGCCGGGGCGAGGACTTCGAGGATGCCCGGCCCTTGACCGACGACCGGGACCGCCCGGTGCGCTCCCACTGGTGGAGCCGGGATGCCCGCTATGTGGTGTTCATGCAGGACACCGGCGGGGATGAGAACTTCCGCCTCTATCGGGTGGCGCCGGACGACGACGTAGCCGAAGGGGAGCGGGTGCCGGCCCCGGTCAATCTCACCCCCTATGACGACATCCAGGCCCGGGTGGTCAGCCGGCCGCGCAATCAGCCGGAAAGCATCCTGGTTGCGATCAATGATCGCGACCCCCGCCTGCATGATGTCTATTGGGTGGACCTGGATACCGCCGAGCGTCAACTGGTGTTCGAGAATGACGACGGTGTGGCGAGTTTCACTGCCGATCTGGACGGTGAGCTGCGACTGGCCACCCGGCAGAAGCCGGAAGGGGGCTGGGAAATCCTGCGCATCGACGACGGTGAGCTGTCCGAAGAGCCGGTGTATACCTGCACCATCGACGAGGAATGCTCGCCCATTCGCTTCCATCCTGATGGCGAGCGGGTCTATATGATCAGCAATGCCGGTGATCGGGATCTCACCGAGCTTGTGCTGTTCAACCCGGAAACCGGCGAAGAGCAACAGGTAGACGGCGACCCGGAAGAAGAAGTGGACTTCGGCGGCGCGGAGTTCGACCCCCAAAGCCATGAACTGTTGGCCACCTATTATGTGGGCGATCGCCTGCGGGTTTATCCCCGCGACGAGGCCTTTGAGCGGGATTATGAACGGGTGCGCGAGGCCCTGGAAGGGGATGGCGATATCTACTTCGGTTCCACCACCGAGGACCGCCACCTGCAATTGGTGAGCCTCACCTCGGACACCGATCCCGGGGCCACCTATGTCTATGACCGGGAATCCGGCGAGGTGGAACTGCTTTACCGGCCGCGCCCCAATCTGCCGGTGGAGCACTTAGCGGAGATGAAGCCAATCCGCTACGAGGCCCGGGACGGGCTGGAGATCCCCGGCTATCTGACCCTGCCCAAGGGCGTGCCAGCGGAGAATCTGCCCCTGGTGGTCAATCCCCACGGCGGGCCCTGGGCCCGGGATAGTTGGGGCTATGATGCCAGCGCCCAGTTCCTGGCCAACCGGGGCTATGCGGTCTTTCAGCCCAACTTCCGGGGCTCCTCCGGCTTCGGCAAGGCCTTTCTCAACGCCGGCAACGAGGAATGGGGCACCGGTGCCATGCAGCATGACATCACCGACGGGGTGAATTATCTCATCGAGCAGGGCATTGCCGACCCCGATCGGATCGGCATCATGGGCGGCTCTTACGGCGGCTACGCCACCCTGGCCGGCCTGGCCTTCACCCCGGATCTATATGCCGCCGGGGTGTCCATTGTGGGGCCGTCCAACATCATCACTCTGCTGGAATCCATTCCGCCTTACTGGGGACCCATCCGCCAGATCTTTGAACAGCGGGTGGGGGATCCAGACGACGGGGCCGACCGGGAGCGTTTGAAGGCTCAATCGCCGCTGTTCTCCGCCGAGGAGATCCGGGCGCCGCTGATGGTGATCCAGGGGGCCAACGATCCCCGGGTGGTTCAGCATGAATCCGACCAGATCGTGGTGGCCATGCGGGAGCTGGATCGGCCGGTGGAGTATCTGGTCGCCGAGGACGAGGGCCACGGCTTTGCCCGACGGCTCAACCGCCTGGCCATGTACGCCGACGTGGAACGCTTCCTGGCCGAACACCTGGGCGGCCGTTACCAAGACGATATGCCCGAGGATGTGGCCGACACCCTGGAAACCCTCCAGGTGGATGTAGACACCGTCGAACTGGAATCCGAAGAAAACTAA
- a CDS encoding HlyD family secretion protein, whose product MKPLFRKEVYKQRDQKLQGEIRVARPPSFVWLTWLITGFVLLSAIFLFTGDYARKEGVQGLIEPDAGVLEIRPDVQGYVQEVLVEEGERVEKGQALLRISGERFLAAEGAINQALTLALEYRIDRIENRIKNENRRHELHLDALKNQIESTRQQLERSEEQIALLSSRVEMNQSLLDHMESLKAQGHESEVEVIQQRDAVLALSQEHQNALLNRINLEESLSQLRFERAQAPIQHQTELDNLNLQKEESRRELLQMRHEREAEVRAPEAGRVSGMIAVDGQPVDPGGTLLHILPEDSRLQAVLHVPSRSIGMIQAGQSVRLRYDAFPYQRFGVYEGIITEVGTTAYIQGEGPASESADGASYRVVVALDHQEIPAYGQSFPLRPGMRLEADIVTENRTLIRWLFDPIFSVQRTL is encoded by the coding sequence ATGAAGCCCCTTTTCCGGAAAGAAGTCTATAAGCAGCGAGACCAGAAGCTACAAGGGGAAATCCGAGTAGCACGTCCTCCCAGTTTCGTGTGGTTGACATGGTTGATTACCGGTTTTGTGCTCTTGTCTGCGATTTTTTTGTTCACGGGAGATTACGCCCGGAAGGAAGGCGTTCAAGGCCTTATTGAACCTGATGCCGGTGTACTCGAGATAAGACCTGATGTCCAGGGTTATGTTCAAGAAGTTCTAGTAGAAGAAGGTGAACGTGTGGAAAAGGGTCAGGCATTGCTCCGGATTAGTGGCGAGCGATTTTTGGCAGCGGAAGGGGCAATTAACCAAGCGTTGACGCTTGCACTTGAGTACCGGATTGATCGAATTGAGAATCGGATTAAGAACGAAAACCGTCGCCATGAGCTACATCTTGATGCTCTCAAAAATCAGATTGAAAGCACCCGCCAACAGTTGGAGCGATCTGAAGAACAAATCGCACTGCTCTCCAGCCGAGTGGAGATGAATCAGTCCCTATTGGATCATATGGAAAGCCTGAAGGCTCAAGGTCATGAATCAGAGGTAGAGGTCATCCAGCAGCGTGATGCCGTACTGGCTTTGTCTCAGGAGCACCAAAATGCACTTTTGAATCGTATAAACCTGGAGGAGAGTCTAAGCCAATTGCGCTTCGAAAGGGCTCAGGCGCCGATTCAGCATCAGACCGAGTTGGATAATCTGAACCTTCAAAAGGAAGAAAGCCGCCGAGAGCTCCTACAGATGCGGCATGAACGTGAGGCAGAAGTTCGCGCACCCGAGGCCGGTCGAGTCAGTGGCATGATTGCAGTCGATGGGCAACCGGTAGACCCTGGAGGAACCCTTCTGCATATATTGCCGGAAGATTCCCGATTACAGGCGGTACTTCATGTGCCTTCCCGGTCAATTGGAATGATCCAGGCTGGTCAGTCGGTACGATTGCGATACGATGCATTTCCTTACCAACGTTTTGGGGTTTACGAAGGGATCATCACGGAGGTCGGCACCACTGCCTATATCCAGGGGGAGGGTCCGGCTAGCGAGAGCGCTGATGGCGCAAGCTACCGTGTTGTTGTTGCGCTTGATCATCAGGAAATCCCGGCTTATGGCCAGAGCTTCCCACTTCGGCCTGGTATGCGCCTTGAAGCGGATATCGTTACCGAGAACCGTACCCTGATCCGCTGGCTTTTTGATCCGATCTTCAGCGTGCAAAGGACATTGTGA
- a CDS encoding lanthionine synthetase C family protein: MTQCQFNRLEAIVAEIVPNLLEAPTDEPIGLMSGRAGHALAVWYARHFNSDLVDENQFSEMLSELQGAVPYVSKDHRFSRGLPGVAWLFELLLWEQDDPYLAEFNQNVDRILLNLLQVESWQGEIELMEGLSGLAPYAARRLKQANQTAVYKEIIRHFSDLAVWIFPDQCTWPNPPNSPYNMKSQPEEPEHNLGLAHGVPAVLAALIAPTQHKDLSSVAKPLLQGGANWLAAQRQDSDELECHYGYLAGEPSHSRLGWCYGDASNALILARAGAVLNDKALIQAARTVALHAASRSPEAGLVRDGGLCHGSAGLSLIFSLLHTLLGDPELQNAAEFWLEDTIKRYENHGLNGFDAYRYEPENGKPYFVADTGFLAGYAGVALALMAATEQSPDWGDCLLLL, from the coding sequence ATGACCCAGTGCCAATTCAATCGCCTTGAGGCGATTGTTGCCGAGATTGTCCCGAACCTCCTGGAAGCACCCACTGACGAACCGATTGGCCTGATGAGCGGTCGGGCTGGCCATGCCCTTGCCGTTTGGTATGCCCGGCATTTCAATTCGGACTTGGTCGATGAAAATCAGTTTTCAGAAATGCTTTCCGAACTTCAGGGTGCTGTGCCTTACGTAAGCAAAGACCACCGATTTAGTAGGGGGTTACCCGGTGTCGCCTGGTTATTTGAATTGCTTCTCTGGGAGCAGGACGACCCCTATCTTGCAGAGTTCAACCAGAATGTTGACCGTATCCTGCTGAACTTACTCCAAGTCGAGTCGTGGCAAGGGGAAATTGAGCTGATGGAAGGCTTGAGTGGACTCGCACCTTATGCAGCCCGTCGCCTTAAGCAGGCGAATCAAACAGCCGTTTACAAGGAAATTATTCGTCATTTTTCCGATCTCGCGGTCTGGATTTTCCCCGATCAATGCACTTGGCCGAATCCGCCCAATTCGCCGTATAACATGAAATCCCAACCTGAGGAGCCGGAGCATAACCTGGGGCTCGCTCACGGTGTACCCGCTGTGCTTGCTGCATTGATCGCGCCTACCCAGCATAAAGATTTGAGCTCGGTGGCCAAACCGCTCCTGCAGGGAGGCGCCAACTGGCTAGCGGCTCAACGCCAGGACAGTGATGAACTTGAGTGCCACTATGGTTACCTGGCTGGAGAGCCCAGCCACTCGAGGCTTGGTTGGTGTTATGGCGATGCCAGTAACGCACTAATCTTGGCTCGCGCCGGGGCAGTTTTGAATGATAAAGCCTTGATCCAGGCAGCAAGAACCGTTGCCCTTCATGCCGCCAGCCGATCGCCCGAAGCCGGACTGGTAAGGGATGGTGGACTTTGCCATGGCAGCGCAGGCCTATCCCTTATCTTTTCCTTGCTGCACACTCTACTCGGTGACCCCGAGCTCCAGAACGCCGCCGAATTTTGGTTGGAAGATACCATTAAGCGCTATGAAAACCACGGCCTTAACGGCTTCGACGCCTATCGTTACGAACCGGAAAATGGCAAGCCTTATTTTGTCGCGGACACTGGGTTCCTGGCGGGCTATGCCGGAGTTGCCTTGGCATTGATGGCTGCAACCGAACAATCGCCGGATTGGGGCGATTGTCTCCTGCTCCTCTAG